Proteins co-encoded in one Hypanus sabinus isolate sHypSab1 chromosome 6, sHypSab1.hap1, whole genome shotgun sequence genomic window:
- the LOC132395765 gene encoding uncharacterized protein LOC132395765: MRNLSPPVRSTSNSGKCSIPGNIMDNLEGGTGASGLTPPGSGTVITPQHQTQTTNVRNSHNSHYPSTNRPTSPGSGTVITPQPLDPHHAVQEQSLPLNIRPKPPGSGTVITPQHQTKTTRFRNSYYPSTSDQNHQVQEQLLPLNIRPKPPGSGTVITPQHQTHTTRFRNSHYPSPSETHHPVQEQSLPLIIRPTSPRSGTVITPQPSDPYHQFQEQSLPLNDQTNTTRFRNSHYPSTSDPHHPVQEQSLPLIIRPTSPRSGTVITPQPSDPYHQFQEQSLPLNIRPTSPGSGTVITRHHQTHITRFRNSHYPSTSDPHHQVQEQSSPLNIRPTPPGSGTVITPQHQTHTTRFRNSHCPSTIRPTPPGSGTVITPQHQTHITRFRNSHYPST; this comes from the exons ATGCGAAATCTCAGTCCTCCAGTGCGATCCACCTCCAACTCGGGGAAATGCTCCATTCCAGGGAACATCATGGACAATCtcgaaggaggcacaggagcctcaggactcacaccaccaggttcaggaacagtcattacccctcaacatcagacccagaCCACCAACGTCAGGAACAGTCataacagtcattacccctcaaccaatagacccacatcacccggttcaggaacagtcattacccctcaaccactagACCCACATCacgcggttcaggaacagtcattacccctcaacatcagaccaaaaccaccaggttcaggaacagttattacccctcaacatcagaccaaaaccaccaggttcaggaacagttattacccctcaacatcagaccaaaaccaccaggttcaggaacagttattacccctcaacatcagaccaaaaccaccaggttcaggaacagttattacccctcaacatcagacccacaccaccaggttcaggaacagtcattacccgtcaccatcagaaacacatcacccggttcaggaacagtcattacccctaatcatcagacccacatcaccacgttcaggaacagtcattacccctcaaccatcagatccataccaccagtttcaggaacagtcattacccctcaacgatcagaccaacaccaccaggttcaggaacagtcattacccctcaacatcagacccacatcacccggttcaggaacagtcattacccctaatcatcagacccacatcaccac gttcaggaacagtcattacccctcaaccatcagatccataccaccagtttcaggaacagtcattacccctcaacatcagacccacatcacccggttcaggaacagtcattacccgtcACCATCAGACCCACAttacccggttcaggaacagtcattacccctcaacatcagacccacatcaccaggttcaggaacagtcatcacccctcaacatcagacccacaccaccaggttcaggaacagtcatcacccctcaacatcagacccacaccaccaggttcaggaacagtcattgcccctcaacgatcagaccaacaccaccaggttcaggaacagtcattacccctcaacatcagacccacatcacccggttcaggaacagtcattacccctcaacataa